Proteins from a single region of Streptomyces sp. HUAS 15-9:
- a CDS encoding oxidoreductase translates to MSRYPHLLNPLDLGFTTLPNRVLMGSMHVGLEEAERGFERMAEFYAARARGGVGLIVTGGIAPNDEGRPYEGGAKLTTEAEAEQHAAITEAVHREGGKIAMQILHFGRYAYHQDLVAPSPVQAPISPFPPRELTDADIERTIEDYARAARLARQAGYDGVEIMGSEGYLINEFIAAQTNHRTDRWGGSYENRMRFPVEIVKRVREAVGEDFIIIYRLSMLDLVPGGSSFDEVITLAKAVEAAGATIINTGIGWHEARIPTIATSVPRGAYTWVTKKLMGEVSVPLVTTNRINTPEVAEELLAGGAADMVSMARPMLADPDFVNKAAEGRPEAINTCIGCNQACLDHTFSGKITSCLVNPRACHETELVLSPTRLRKRVAVVGAGPAGLACAVSAAERGHEVTLFDAASAIGGQLNVARKVPGKQEFDETLRYFRHQLDEHAVDVRLDTWVTSAELTDYDEVVVATGVTPRTPDIPGIDHPRVLGYLDVLRDGAPVGDRVAILGAGGIGFDVAEYLTDGGDKASEDPATYFRNWGVDMDYQAPGGLAAPQRPAPPRTVHLLQRKSTKVGAGLGKTTGWIHRTELKHRGVSMVPGVQYDRIDDAGLHVTVGEESTVLEVDTIVLCTGQEPRRGLYEELVAAGRSAHLIGGADVAAELDAKRAIKQGTELAAAL, encoded by the coding sequence ATGAGCCGCTACCCGCACCTGCTGAACCCCCTCGACCTGGGGTTCACCACCCTGCCCAACCGTGTGCTCATGGGCTCCATGCACGTGGGCCTGGAAGAGGCCGAGCGCGGGTTCGAGCGCATGGCGGAGTTCTACGCCGCCCGCGCGCGCGGGGGAGTGGGACTGATCGTCACCGGCGGCATCGCCCCCAACGACGAGGGACGGCCGTACGAGGGCGGGGCCAAGCTCACCACCGAGGCGGAGGCCGAGCAGCACGCGGCGATCACCGAGGCGGTGCACCGCGAGGGCGGAAAGATCGCGATGCAGATCCTGCACTTCGGGAGGTACGCCTATCACCAGGACCTGGTGGCACCGAGCCCCGTCCAGGCGCCGATCAGCCCCTTCCCGCCGCGCGAGCTCACCGACGCCGACATCGAGCGGACGATCGAGGACTACGCCCGCGCCGCGCGCCTCGCCCGGCAGGCCGGCTACGACGGCGTCGAGATCATGGGCTCCGAGGGCTATCTGATCAACGAGTTCATCGCCGCGCAGACCAACCACCGCACCGACCGCTGGGGCGGGTCGTACGAGAACCGGATGCGGTTCCCCGTCGAGATCGTCAAGCGTGTGCGCGAGGCCGTCGGCGAGGACTTCATCATCATCTACCGGCTGTCCATGCTCGACCTGGTCCCGGGCGGCTCCTCCTTCGACGAGGTGATCACGCTCGCCAAGGCCGTCGAGGCGGCCGGGGCGACGATCATCAACACCGGCATCGGCTGGCACGAGGCCCGCATCCCCACCATCGCCACCTCCGTCCCGCGCGGCGCGTACACCTGGGTCACCAAGAAACTCATGGGCGAGGTGTCCGTACCGCTCGTGACCACCAACCGCATCAACACCCCTGAAGTCGCCGAGGAGTTGCTCGCCGGTGGTGCCGCGGACATGGTGTCCATGGCCCGCCCGATGCTCGCCGACCCCGACTTCGTGAACAAGGCGGCCGAGGGCCGGCCCGAGGCCATCAACACCTGCATCGGCTGCAACCAGGCCTGCCTCGACCACACCTTCAGCGGCAAGATCACCTCCTGCCTGGTCAACCCGCGCGCCTGCCACGAGACCGAACTCGTCCTCTCCCCGACCCGGCTGCGCAAGCGCGTCGCCGTCGTCGGCGCGGGACCGGCCGGTCTGGCCTGCGCGGTGAGCGCCGCCGAACGCGGCCACGAGGTGACGCTGTTCGACGCCGCGAGCGCTATCGGCGGGCAGCTCAACGTGGCCCGCAAGGTGCCCGGCAAGCAGGAGTTCGACGAGACGCTGCGCTACTTCCGCCACCAGCTCGACGAGCACGCGGTGGACGTACGCCTCGACACCTGGGTCACCTCCGCGGAGCTGACCGACTACGACGAGGTCGTCGTCGCCACCGGCGTCACCCCGCGCACCCCCGACATCCCCGGCATCGACCACCCGCGCGTCCTCGGCTACCTCGACGTGCTGCGTGACGGCGCCCCCGTCGGCGACCGGGTCGCGATCCTCGGTGCCGGCGGCATCGGCTTCGACGTCGCCGAGTACCTCACCGACGGCGGCGACAAGGCGAGCGAGGACCCGGCGACGTACTTCCGCAACTGGGGCGTCGACATGGACTACCAGGCGCCCGGCGGCCTCGCCGCGCCGCAGCGGCCCGCCCCGCCGCGCACCGTCCACCTGCTCCAGCGCAAGTCCACCAAGGTCGGCGCCGGCCTCGGCAAGACCACCGGCTGGATCCACCGCACCGAGCTCAAGCACCGCGGCGTCAGCATGGTGCCGGGCGTCCAGTACGACCGGATCGACGACGCGGGTCTGCACGTCACCGTGGGCGAGGAGAGCACGGTCCTGGAGGTCGACACCATCGTCCTGTGCACCGGTCAGGAGCCGCGCCGCGGCCTGTACGAGGAACTGGTCGCCGCCGGGCGCAGCGCACACCTGATCGGCGGCGCCGATGTGGCGGCCGAACTGGACGCCAAGCGCGCGATCAAGCAGGGCACGGAGCTGGCGGCGGCGCTGTAG
- a CDS encoding SpoIIE family protein phosphatase, with translation MSAAEAPVAQGGGPVRPSGLLDVLGVASVVLDAEGRIVLWSPQAEELFGYSAQEALGEYAARLMVHEQHIQLVGQLFADVMSTGQSWAGAFPVRIKDGGTRLVEFRNMRLLDDQGDVYALGLAADRSTVRRLEQDVALSERIVNQSPIGLAVLDTELRYVSVNPAMAKINGVPAGDHVGRTVPEVLPLADAGALERAARRVLETGEPLVDRTTVGRTPADPDEDHTWSVSLYRLEDAMGTILGVAASIVDITEQHRAGVEAETARRRLAVIADASARIGTTLELDRTARELADVAVPELADVAAVDLLDAVVEGRRSTLGPFEPAVIRALAVRAEDGEDALQAADPPGQLVRYAPDRLITECVRTGRPVVVPQVKDEHLPRIARSPEAAVLLGRAGVHSYLAVPLIARGEVLGALDLKRTRNPAPFGEDDLVLARELAARAAVQIDNARWYQNARNTALTLQRSLLPGHPPVTTGLEVASRYQPAGATTEVGGDWFDVIELEGGRTALVVGDVMGSGINAAATMGRLRTATTTLASLGLDPAVLLEHLDKIASGLDHSIATCVYAVHDPRLRQCRIANAGHLPPARVRVGHPPELLDLPTGVPLGVGGVPFSSTTVDFAPGDELVFYTDGLVETRSHSLDERLGFLLTLLDAPTRPLEETCDLLLRTLHHPDNHDDVALLIARAQELP, from the coding sequence ATGAGTGCAGCCGAGGCTCCGGTGGCCCAGGGCGGCGGACCGGTGCGGCCGAGCGGCCTGCTCGACGTGCTGGGGGTGGCCTCGGTGGTGCTGGACGCCGAGGGTCGCATCGTGCTGTGGAGCCCCCAGGCGGAGGAGCTGTTCGGCTACTCGGCCCAGGAGGCGCTCGGCGAGTACGCCGCGCGGCTGATGGTGCACGAGCAGCACATCCAGCTGGTCGGCCAGCTGTTCGCCGACGTGATGAGCACCGGGCAGAGCTGGGCCGGCGCCTTCCCCGTCCGGATCAAGGACGGCGGCACCCGGCTGGTGGAGTTCCGCAACATGCGCCTGCTGGACGACCAGGGCGATGTGTACGCGCTGGGTCTCGCGGCCGACCGCTCGACGGTGCGCCGCCTCGAACAGGACGTGGCGCTGTCCGAGCGGATCGTGAACCAGTCGCCGATCGGACTGGCCGTACTGGACACCGAGCTGCGGTACGTCTCGGTCAACCCGGCCATGGCCAAGATCAACGGAGTTCCCGCCGGGGACCACGTCGGACGGACGGTCCCCGAGGTGCTGCCGCTGGCGGACGCCGGCGCCCTGGAAAGGGCGGCCCGCCGGGTCCTGGAGACGGGAGAACCGCTCGTCGACAGGACCACCGTCGGCCGGACCCCGGCGGATCCGGACGAGGACCACACCTGGTCCGTCTCGCTGTACCGGCTGGAGGACGCCATGGGGACGATCCTCGGCGTCGCGGCCTCCATAGTGGACATCACCGAGCAGCACCGGGCCGGGGTCGAGGCCGAGACCGCGCGACGCCGCCTCGCCGTCATCGCCGACGCCTCCGCCCGGATCGGCACCACCCTGGAGCTGGACCGCACGGCCCGCGAACTGGCCGACGTCGCCGTGCCCGAACTCGCCGACGTGGCAGCCGTCGATCTGCTCGACGCGGTGGTCGAGGGCCGCCGCAGCACGCTCGGCCCCTTCGAGCCCGCGGTGATCCGCGCCCTCGCCGTACGGGCGGAGGACGGCGAGGACGCCCTCCAGGCCGCCGACCCGCCCGGGCAGCTCGTCCGGTACGCTCCCGACCGCCTGATCACCGAGTGCGTACGGACCGGCCGCCCGGTGGTGGTACCCCAGGTGAAGGACGAGCACCTGCCCCGCATCGCCCGCTCCCCCGAGGCGGCCGTGCTGCTGGGCCGGGCAGGCGTCCACTCCTATCTGGCCGTCCCGCTGATCGCGCGCGGCGAGGTGCTCGGCGCCCTCGACCTCAAGCGCACCCGCAATCCGGCGCCCTTCGGCGAGGACGACCTGGTGCTCGCCCGCGAGCTGGCGGCCCGCGCGGCCGTGCAGATCGACAACGCGCGCTGGTACCAGAACGCCCGCAACACCGCGCTCACCCTGCAGCGCAGCCTGCTGCCCGGCCATCCGCCGGTGACGACAGGTCTGGAGGTCGCCTCGCGCTACCAGCCCGCGGGTGCCACCACCGAGGTCGGCGGTGACTGGTTCGACGTCATCGAGCTGGAGGGCGGCAGGACGGCGCTGGTCGTGGGCGATGTGATGGGCAGCGGTATCAACGCGGCCGCCACCATGGGCCGGCTGCGCACCGCGACCACCACCCTGGCCTCGCTCGGCCTCGATCCCGCGGTGCTCCTGGAACATCTCGACAAGATCGCCTCGGGCCTGGACCACTCCATCGCGACCTGTGTGTACGCCGTCCACGACCCCCGGCTGCGCCAGTGCCGCATCGCCAACGCGGGGCATCTGCCCCCGGCCCGGGTCCGTGTCGGCCACCCGCCCGAGCTGCTCGACCTGCCCACGGGCGTGCCCCTCGGGGTGGGCGGGGTCCCGTTCTCCTCCACCACGGTGGACTTCGCCCCCGGTGACGAACTCGTGTTCTACACGGACGGGCTGGTCGAGACACGCAGCCACTCGCTCGACGAACGCCTCGGCTTTCTCCTCACCCTCCTCGACGCCCCGACCCGGCCCCTGGAGGAGACCTGCGACCTTCTGCTGCGCACCCTGCACCACCCCGACAACCACGACGACGTGGCACTCCTGATCGCGCGGGCGCAGGAACTGCCCTGA
- a CDS encoding putative protein N(5)-glutamine methyltransferase, whose protein sequence is MPPYSPATVVSALRAAGCVFAEDEAELILATARTPDELAAMVDRRVAGLPLEHVLGWAEFHGLRVSVEPGVFVPRRRTEFLVDQALAQAPHASVVVDLCCGSGAVGAALAAALGRVELHAADVDPAAVRCARRNIAPFGGHAHTGDLFDALPDDLRGRVGILAANVPYVPTDEVDLLPAEARDHEPLVALDGGADGLGVLRRVAAAAPEWLAPGGCVLVETSERQAPSAVEAFTQAGLSARLAVSEELYANVVIGVRP, encoded by the coding sequence ATGCCCCCGTATTCTCCTGCCACCGTCGTCTCCGCGCTGCGCGCCGCCGGGTGTGTCTTCGCCGAGGACGAGGCGGAACTGATCCTCGCCACCGCCCGCACGCCGGACGAGCTCGCCGCGATGGTCGACCGGCGAGTTGCCGGACTGCCCCTCGAACACGTCCTCGGCTGGGCCGAGTTCCACGGACTGCGCGTCTCGGTGGAACCGGGCGTCTTCGTCCCCCGCCGTCGCACCGAGTTCCTGGTCGACCAGGCACTCGCCCAGGCCCCGCACGCGTCCGTCGTCGTGGACCTGTGCTGCGGCTCCGGCGCGGTCGGCGCGGCCCTGGCCGCCGCGCTCGGCCGGGTGGAACTGCACGCCGCCGACGTGGATCCGGCCGCCGTGCGCTGCGCCCGCCGCAACATCGCCCCCTTCGGCGGTCACGCCCATACGGGCGATCTGTTCGACGCGCTGCCCGACGACCTGCGCGGCCGGGTCGGCATCCTCGCGGCGAACGTGCCGTACGTCCCCACCGACGAGGTGGACCTTCTGCCGGCGGAGGCCCGCGACCACGAACCCCTCGTCGCTCTCGACGGCGGCGCCGACGGCCTGGGCGTCCTGCGCCGGGTCGCCGCCGCGGCGCCGGAGTGGCTCGCGCCCGGCGGCTGCGTCCTGGTGGAGACGAGCGAACGCCAGGCGCCGAGCGCCGTCGAGGCGTTCACCCAGGCCGGGCTGAGCGCCCGCCTCGCGGTTTCCGAGGAGCTGTACGCCAACGTGGTGATCGGCGTCCGGCCCTAG
- a CDS encoding MarR family winged helix-turn-helix transcriptional regulator: MTIFARRARASAGRMHPELSLVSYTLLGHLEESGGCRATDLAAHYALDKSTVSRQVAALERAGLIERRTDPEDHRVQVLHLTEAGEEILAQVTRSRRTAFRERLAHWPEEDLIRFARYLERYNAGPTPAADPD, translated from the coding sequence ATGACGATCTTCGCCCGCCGGGCCCGCGCCTCGGCGGGACGCATGCACCCGGAGCTGTCGCTGGTGTCGTACACCCTGCTCGGGCACCTGGAGGAGAGCGGCGGCTGCCGGGCCACCGACCTGGCCGCGCACTACGCCCTGGACAAGTCCACGGTCAGCCGCCAGGTGGCCGCGCTGGAGCGGGCCGGACTGATCGAGCGCCGTACGGACCCGGAGGACCACCGCGTCCAGGTGCTGCATCTGACGGAGGCCGGCGAGGAGATCCTCGCCCAGGTCACCCGGAGCCGCCGGACCGCCTTCCGGGAGCGGCTCGCGCACTGGCCCGAGGAGGACCTGATCCGGTTCGCCAGGTATCTGGAGCGGTACAACGCGGGGCCGACACCGGCCGCCGACCCCGACTGA
- a CDS encoding Rv1733c family protein — translation MRTRVRGWRWRYNPLRRRSDVVEAWTALTVAVLLLVGAPLAGALVGLWAHDGARTVAAAQRAERHRVRAEVIGGTPRQLPSVKSGREHPYRATVRWTQQPGAAARTAEARVPAGTRQGDVVDVWFDPRGRGVAPPPNEVAVWQHTVSVGVCAAGGAAAVTLVGHGVIRRVSLRHRMSEWEREWARTGPEWTRWTA, via the coding sequence ATGCGAACCCGGGTTCGCGGCTGGCGCTGGCGGTACAACCCGCTGCGGCGCCGGTCGGACGTCGTGGAGGCGTGGACCGCGCTGACCGTCGCCGTACTGCTGCTGGTCGGCGCGCCCCTGGCCGGTGCGCTGGTGGGCCTGTGGGCGCATGACGGGGCCCGGACGGTGGCCGCGGCGCAGCGGGCCGAGCGGCATCGCGTCCGTGCCGAGGTGATCGGCGGCACGCCCCGGCAGCTCCCCTCGGTGAAGAGCGGCCGGGAGCACCCCTACCGGGCGACGGTGCGCTGGACGCAGCAGCCGGGGGCGGCGGCCCGCACGGCCGAGGCACGGGTCCCGGCGGGCACGCGCCAGGGTGACGTGGTGGACGTGTGGTTCGACCCCCGGGGGCGCGGTGTCGCCCCACCGCCGAACGAGGTGGCGGTCTGGCAGCACACCGTCTCCGTCGGCGTGTGCGCGGCGGGCGGGGCGGCGGCCGTCACCCTCGTCGGCCACGGCGTCATACGCCGGGTCTCGCTCCGCCACCGGATGTCCGAGTGGGAGCGGGAGTGGGCGCGCACGGGCCCGGAGTGGACGCGCTGGACGGCATGA